The Cupriavidus necator N-1 DNA window TTCACATTACCCACCGCGATGTAGTCGAAGTCCCGCACGATGCGATGCGAGAGCTTGTGCAGGAAGTCGCGCCGCGCATTGGCGATGCGCGCGTGGAGGTTCGTGGCCTGTCGTTTCTTGCGCGCCCGTTGCGCCTTGGCAAGGGCTTGCTCGAGTTGGCCAAGGTGACGCGGATTCTCGATCTTCTCGCCCGTGGAAAGCGTGGCAAGGTCCTTCAAGCCCAGATCGATGCCGACACCGCGGGCCGGGGACCGGGCGTGAGTATCGGCAACTTCGATCACGATGTTCAGGAACCAGTTGCCTCGCGCGTCGCGAGAGAAATTCGTGCCGTCCTTGATCTTGCCTTCGGGAAGAGACCTGCAGTTGAACACGCGAAACGTGTTGCCGGCAAAGCGGAATGCGTCGCCCGAGCGCTTGAGATCCCGCCCCTTGAGCGGCACCCAGCCGAGGGATCTGCGGCCGCGATAGCGCAGGTACGGCCGGCGATGCTGGCTACGCGACTTGGCGTACTGCTCGCAAACCGCGTTGACGGTGCCGGAATGGATACGGAGTTCCTTGCTGCTGCCGGTGGTCAACACGTTCAGATCGAAACCCGTGGGCCATTTCTTGCCCCATTTCAGCGCGTGCTTCTGTGTGTCATTGCAGAAGTTCCAAACGTAGTTCACCGCGCGGCTCTGCTGATTGAGCAGGCCGTTCAGCGACTTTACCCGGTAGCGATAGACGAGAAGCATGCCGGTCATTCTAAATTGGGATTGCTTGCTGCCGGCAGCACTCCTTTCACTCCCCGCCCTGAAGGTCGGGGTTTCTCGGAGCAAGTCTGATGAAAAGCACCGCCCGATCCCTGTTCCTGGACGCCAGCGACGTGGCCCGCCTGGTGGCCGCCATCGGCCCGCAGGCCGCTATCGTGGATCTGGCCGGGCAGGTCCGGCAGGCCTTCCTGCGCTGGCACGATTTCGACAAGTCCGCGCGGCTGGCCAGCCATTCCGCGCGTGGCGTGATCGAGCTGATGCCGGTCAGCGACGGCGTCCAGTATGCATTCAAGTATGTGAACGGCCATCCGCGCAATGCGCTGCACGGCATGCCGACGGTGATGGCCTGCGGCTTGCTGGCCGAAGTGGAAACCGGCTTCCCGCTGATGCTGGCCGACCTGACGCTGGCCACCGCGCTGCGCACCGCGGCCACCTCGGCGCTGGCGGCACGCGCCATGGCGCGGCCCGGTGCGGCGACCATGGCGCTGATCGGCAACGGCGCGCAGGCCGAGTTCCAGGTGCTGGCCTTTCAGGCGATGCTGGGCGTGCGCGAGATCGCCGCCTATGACATCGATCCGGCCGCCACCACCCGGCTGATGCGCAACCTTGCTGGCGTACCCGGTCTTTCGATCCGCCGCGCCGGATCGATCGAGGCCGCCCTGGCCGGGGCGGACATTGTCTCAACGGTCACCGCCGACAAGACTCGCGCCACCATCCTCACGCCGGAAATGGTGCGGCCTGGCATGCACCTTAATGCGGTAGGCGGCGACTGCCCCGGTAAGACTGAACTGCATCCCGATATCCTGCGCCGCGCGCGCATCGTGGTGGAGTACGAAGCCCAGACGCGCATCGAAGGCGAGATCCAGCAGTTGCCCGCCGACGCGCCGGTGACCGAGCTGTGGCAGGTGCTGGCCGGCCACGCGCCCGGCCGCGCGGCGGCGGACGAGGTGACCGTATTCGATTCGGTTGGGTTTGCGCTGGAAGACTACGCCGCGCTGCGCTGGCTCTACGCCGCAGCGCAGGCGCACCGGGCGGGCAGGGCGGTTGAACTGGTGGCGATGCCGCCGGATCCGCGCAACCTGTACGGGTGGATGATGGCGCAGGCCGACGGCGACGAAGCCGGGCTGGCAACGCCCCGGCAGGCGGCAGTGGCCTGAGGCCGCAGGCGATACCGGGGCCGGCATGGCCCCGGTATGCAGCCGTGCTCAGGCGGTGCGGCCCATCATCAGCTGGGCGCGCAGGAAGCCCTTGACCTCTTCCAGCGACGGCGTCTTCAGGAACACCATGATGCCCCAGTGCTGCAGGGCATCGGCCACGCCTTCATAGGCCTGGCGGTTGGTGATCACGGCAAAGATCACGTGCTGGCTGGCAAAGAAATTCTGCAGCTTCTCGATGGTGGCCGACTCGGCGTCGTTCAGTTCGTCGACGTAGTACAGCACCACGCGCGGATGCTCGCTGACCGAGGTGATGACGGTATCCAGCACATCGTCGACCACCACGCTCTTGAGCGGCAGCCCCCACTTGGCAAGCTGGGCGTGGATGCGCTGCGCTTCCTGGTGGTTGGGGTGGAACACCACCAGGTCCAGGCCGTGCGGCGACGCCGATTCCGGCCCGATGCGCGTCGCCAGCAGGCGGTGCACGGTTTCCTTGTGGATGCGCCGATGGCCGCCGTTGGTCTTCCAGGCGCCAAGTTCGCCGCGTTCGACCATCTTCTGGACGGTGCCCAGAGAGACGTTAAGCAGTTTTGCCGCTGTACGCGTGCTGTAATAAGGCTTTTCAGCCAGTGCCGGATCCAGTTTCATCCCATCACCCGTGGTCCTGAAGGCAGCCGCGCCGGGACGGCGCCCGCGGCGCCAGGCACAAGCGCCGCGCGGTAGTCACTGCCAATGGTTGACTGACCCTGTGTCCTGGCCCGCTCCCCCGCCGGCCGGACGGCTTTCGTTATAAATTTGTTATTTCTTTCATTTCCAGCCGATCAGCGACTTTCTGGACATATTGAATGTCTGGGACTCTGATCTGCTGGAAGCCAATAATATGCCGCAAACGCCAATCGATCTGTAAGAAAAAACATAATTCCATCGCGTATTGGTTGTTTAACGCACATTGGTGCTTGCAGGCAGACACGACAGTAACGCAGACATGGATTTGCAGGGGTGGTTCCCCATGGCTGGACACAGCGTCTGAAGCATCCGCTGAATACAGCGGCCGCTTCAGAGTCCTGTCGTGACGTGACAGATCGCGTGGCATGGCCCGCGCTGCTGCCCTCGGTTCACGGTCCGCGCTTCACCGCGGCACTTCACAGCCCGTGCTTGCGCACCTTGTCGAACAGCGTGGTCTTGGCCACGCCCAGGGCTTCGCTGGCGCGGCTCAGGTTGCCGTCGTGGCGGCGCATGGCATCGGCAATCAGTGCGCGCTCGAATTGCTCGACTGCCTGCGCCAGCGGCAGGGCTTCTGGCGCGGTGGTGCCGTGGCCGGGGATGCAGCCCAGCCCCAGCACGTGGCGCTCGGCCAGGTTGCGCAACTCGCGCACATTGCCGGGCCATGGGTAGGCTACCAGCGCGGCCAGCTCGGCCGGGGTGGCGGGAACAGCCTCGCGGCTGAAGCGCAACGCGGCCTGCGCGACGAAATGTTCGAACAATGCCGGCACGTCTTCGCGCCGCTCGCGCAGCGGCGGCAGCTCCAGCGTGATCACGTTCAGGCGGTAGTACAGGTCAGCGCGGAACTGCCCGGCATCGGAGAGCGCGCGCAGGTCGGCCTTGGTGGCGGCCACCACGCGCGTGTTGACCGGCACCGGCAGGTTGGAGCCAAGCCGTTCCACCACGCGTTCCTGCAGCACCCGCAGCAGCTTGATCTGCAGCGGCATCGGCATGCTCTCGATCTCGTCGAGAAACAGCGTGCCGCCTTCGGCGTGCTCGATCTTTCCGATGCGGCGGCGCGCGGCACCGGTGAACGAGCCGGCTTCATGGCCGAAGATCTCGCTCTCGAACAACTGCTCTGGCAGGCCCCCGCAGTTGATGGCAACAAAGTTGCGCGCGTGGCGCTGGCTGGCCTCATGCAGGCAGCGCGCCACCAGCTCCTTGCCGGTGCCGGTCTCGCCGTGGATCAGCACATTGGCGTCGGTGTCGCCCAGGTCGGCGATCAGGCGGCGCAGCCGCTCGACCGTGGGCGAATGGCCGATCAGGTGGGCTTCCAGCTTCTGGCGTCCCGCCAGCCGTTCTCGCAGTTCTGACACTTCCAGCGCCAGCCGGCGCTGCTCCAGCGCGCGGCGCGTGGCGTCTACCAGTTGCTCGGGCGAGAACGGCTTTTCCAGGAAGTCGTAGGCGCCTTGCTTCATCGCCTGCACCGCCAGCCCCACGTCGCCGTGGCCGGTGATCATGATCACCGGCAGGGCCGGGTCGCGCTCGCGCAGTTGCGCGAGCAGCGCCATGCCGTCCTGGCCCGGCAGGCGAATGTCGCTGACGACCACGCCCGCATAGCCCGGTCCGGCCTCGCGCAGCGCGGCCTCAGCGCTGCCCACGCCGCGCGTGGCGATGCCCTCCAGGCGCAGCGCCTGCTCGCAGCCCAGGCGCACATCGGCATCGTCCTCGACGATCAGTACGGTCAGGTCAGCCGGCATGCTTTGCATCCTGTGGGTTGGCGTCGTGCCGTGCCAGCGGCAGCACCAGCGTGAAGCAGGCGCCGCCGTCCGGGTGGTTGGCGGCGGACAGGCTGCCGCCGTTTTCATTGAGGATGCCGGCCGACAGCGTGAGGCCGAGCCCCAGGCCTTGCCCGGCGGGCTTGGTGGTGAAGAAGGGCTCGAACAGCCGTGCGAAGGCTTCCTCGGACAAGCCGGCGCCGTTGTCGCGCACGGTCAGGTGGACCATGGCGCCCGCCACGTGCGCGTGCAGCGCAATGCGCGGCGCGGACTGGCCGGCGACGGCATCGAGCGCGTTGCCGAGCAGGTTCACCAGCACCTGTTCCAGGCGGTTGGGATCGCACACCACCGCCAGCGTCGGATCGATATCGCGCTGGAGCGCGGGCTGGACCGCGTCCACGCGTGTCTGCAGCAGGAACAGCGCGTTGTCCACCGCTTCGGCCAGCCTGGCCTGGCGGCGGCCGTTGCCGGACTTGCGTGCAAACGACTTGAGCGCGCCGGTGATGCGGCCCATGCGCTCGACCAGCCCGATGATGGTGTCGAGGTTGGTGCGCACGGTGGCGTAGTCGCCGCGCTCGAGGAACTTGCCGGTGTTGCCGGAGATGGTGCGCAGCGCCGCCAGCGGCTGGTTCAGTTCATGCGCGATGCCGGTCGACATCTGGCCCACGGCGGCCAGCTTGCCTGCCTGCAGCAGCCCGTCCTGGGCCTGGCGCAGCACGGTCTCGGCACGGATGCGTTCGGCTACCTCGGCCTGCAGGCGCTGGTTGGAGGTGGACAGGTCGGCGGTGCGATCGGCCACCTTGCGCTCCAGCTCGCTGTTGGCCGCCTCCAGCGCGGCGCGCGCCGCCAGGCGCTCGTTGACGATGCGCCGGCGCACGTTCCACGCCGCCCCCAGCAGCAGCACGAAGGCGCTCAGCACGCCGGCCAGCGCCGCCGTGTTGAGCGCGGCCACGCGCGCCTGCGAGGTATTGGTCAGCAGCGTCAGCTGCCAGTCGGTGCCGGGCAGCGCGGCATGCTGCGCCAGCATCGGCGGGCCGCTGCGCAGGCGCACCAGTTCGTCGCTGCTGCCGCCGTTGCCGTTGTTCAGCTTGCGCACCAGGGTCAGCGGCAACTGCGGCAGCGGGGCGCGATTGTACTGCAGGCTGCGCGTCAGCCGCTCGCGCGCCTCGGGTGACAGGGGGCGCAGCGCAGCCAGCTTCCACGACGGGTCCGAGGCCAGGATCACCACGCCGTTCTCGTCGGTCAGCAGCATCTGGCTGTCGGCGCCCTGCCAGCGGTTCTCCAGCGGCTCCAGACCGATCTTGACCACCGCCACGCCGACCGGGTTGTCGCGCTCGCCCAGCGGCGCCGACAGGTAGTAGCCCGATTCGCTGCGGGTGGTGCCCACGCCGTAGAAGCGGCCCAGCTGGCCGTCCATGGCCGACTGGAAGTACGGGCGGAAACTCAGCGCTTCGCCCAGGTAGCTGTCCGGGCGCTGCCAGTTGCTGCTGGCCAGCACCTTGCCGTGCGCATCCAGCACATAGATCACGCGCGTGCCGGCGCGGGTATTGAGGGCGCTCAGGTAGTCATTGGCGCGTGCCGCGCGGGCGGCGTCGTCCGGGCGCAGCAGCAGCGCGGCGATGCGCTCGTCCAGCGACAGCAGGCCGGGCACGTAGTCGTAGTGGGCCAGCTCGCTTTCCAGTGCCTGCGTGTACAGCCGCAACTGCACCTGGCCGCGTTCGGCCTGGCGCGCCAGCGCGGTGTCGTAGCTGTAGCGGTAGCCGAGCGAGCCGGCCAGGCCCACCAGCACGGCCAGCGCCAGCAGTGCGAGCAGCGGCGCAAGGCCGCGCAGGCCGTGGGGCAGGCGCGAGCTGGCGGGTGCGGCGGACGCAGGTGCGGTGGCGCGGGTGGTATCGCCGGGAGGATGTAGCGGACCGGTCATCAGGTGTTGGGTGAGGCAGGTGGCAAAGCCGCCGCGCGGGCAGGACGGGCGGGGGCCGGCGCGGGTGCCTACTTTTACCACACCAGGGGGGCAGTGCCGCGCCAGAATGCAAAAAGGCCCGGTTGCCGTATCGGCAACCGGGCCCTGGCACGCCTGGCGGACGGTATTACTTGCCCGCGAGGACCTGGGCAGGTGCCAGGCCGGTGGTGGTATCCGCGGCGGGTTCATCCTCCTCGGACGGTACCGGCGCGCCAATGGCGCCTTCGCTTTTGGCGACGACGGCGGTGGCAATCGCATTGCCAAGCACATTGGTCACGGTGCGACCCATGTCGAGTACGTGGTCGATGCCCAGCACCAGCAGGATGCCGGCCTCCGGCAGGCCGAACATCGGCAGCACGGCGGCGACCACCACCAGCGAGGCGCGCGGCACGCCCGCGATGCCCTTGCTGGTGACAAGCAGGACCAGCAGCATGGTGATCTGCTGGGTCAGCGACAGCTGGATGCCGTACACCTGCGCCACGAACAGCGCGGCAAACGAGGTGTACATGATCGAGCCATCCAGGTTGAACGAGTAGCCCAGCGGCAGCACGAAGTTGGTGATGCGCTCCTTGACGCCGAAGTGGGTCAGCTGGTCGATCACCTTCGGGTAGGCCGATTCGCTGCTGGCGGTGGCGAAGCCGATCATCAGCGGCGCGCGCATCATCTTGAGCAGGCGGAACACGTCGCGGCCCAGGAAGAAGTAGCCGCCGGCGATCAGCGCCACCCACAGCAGCGACAGCGCCAGGTACAGGCTGCCCAGCAGCTTGGCGTACACCACCAGCACGCCCAGGCCCTGCGCGGTGATCACCGCGGCGATCGCGCCGAACACGCCCACCGGGGCAAATGCCATCACGTAGTTGGTGACCTTCAGCATCACCGTGGCGAGGCCTTCGATGCCTTGCAGCACGGGCTTGCCCACGCCGTCCTTGACCGTGCCCAGCGCAAAGCCGAAGAACAGCGAGAACACCACGATCTGCAGGATCTCGTTGTTCGCCATGGCCTCGACAAAGCTCTTGGGGAACATGTGGGCGATGAAGTCGCGCAGGTTCAGCGCGCCGGTCTTCAGGTTCGAGGCGGCGTCAGCCGGCGGCAGCGGCAGGTTCATGCCGTGGCCGGGCTCCAGCAGGTTGGCCATCACCAGGCCCAGCAGCAGCGAGGTGATCGAGGCGCCAACGAACCACATCATCGCCTTCAGGCCGATGCGGCCCACGGCGCGGCCATCGCCCATGCTGGCGATGCCGGCCACCAGCGTGGCGAACACCAGCGGGCCGATGATCATCTTGATCATCCGCAGGAATACATCGGTCAGGATGGACAGGTGGTCCGCAATCGATTTGGCGGTGGCGGCGTCCGGCGCCATGTTGTGCGCGGCGGTGCCGACCAGCACGCCTAGCAGCATCGCAATGAAGATCAGGGTGGGCAGTCGATTCAGTTTCATCGTGGATCAGGCCTCTGCGTCCGTCTCCTGTGGCAGGGACGGGCGTCTGTGTATTGCGGGAAGGCTGGGCGGCGATGTCGGGGCGCCGGGCCGGCCTTGTCGTGGTTCAGCGCGGCAACAGGTGCCGGGGGCTCGCCGGGGTGGCGTAGGGGGTGGGCAAGGCGGGGTCGGTCATGTGTGTCCTCCTTTGTTTTTGGCATCGGCCGGGACGCCGGGCGGCGTGCCGGCATACCCGTCTGGCGCTGTGGGCGGCGGCCTATATTGCACGCGCCGTGCCAGGCCGAAGGGGCTGCAGGCGTTGCACAACTTATTGAATACAAAGGGGAAAAGGATGTGATTCCGGCGCACGGTTCGGGAATCCGGACCGGAATGCGACAACGCCGTTCGGGAATCCGAACGGCGTTGTAGGTGTTAACCCGCGGTTTTAAGGGGCTGGCGGCAGGCTCCCCGCTCCCGCACGCGGGACAGGGAGAGCAAGGCCCAGACAAGCTTGGGTGGCGTTGGCGCACCCTGCGCGAGCGGTCTGCGCCGGCGCCAGGGAACTCATTTCAGCCGCCGTCCCAACGTTTCCGGCACCATCGCCAGGCCGATCAGCGACACCAGGCCGCAGCCGATCACGTACAGCGCGGGCGCATTGACATTACCGGTGACCTGGATCAGCCGGGTCGAAAAATACTGCGCAAAGCCGCCGAAGATCGCGATCGCCACGCAATAGGCGATCGACAGCCCGGTGGCGCGCAGCCGCTGCGGCAGCACTTCGCTGACCAGCACCATCGAGGCCGGCGCGGTCATCGACATCGGCACCGACAGGCAGCCCACCACCACCAGCAGGCGCGTGAGCGACGGCTCGGCGTTGATCAGCACGAAGGCCGGGTAGACCATTGCCAGCAGCGCCACGCGCGACCACAGCACCACGGTCTTGCGGCCGATGCGGTCAGCCAGCCAGCCCGCGAACGGCGACAGCGCCACCTGCACCAGCGCCGCCACGCACGCGGCCCAGATCCCCAGCGACAGC harbors:
- a CDS encoding dicarboxylate/amino acid:cation symporter; this translates as MKLNRLPTLIFIAMLLGVLVGTAAHNMAPDAATAKSIADHLSILTDVFLRMIKMIIGPLVFATLVAGIASMGDGRAVGRIGLKAMMWFVGASITSLLLGLVMANLLEPGHGMNLPLPPADAASNLKTGALNLRDFIAHMFPKSFVEAMANNEILQIVVFSLFFGFALGTVKDGVGKPVLQGIEGLATVMLKVTNYVMAFAPVGVFGAIAAVITAQGLGVLVVYAKLLGSLYLALSLLWVALIAGGYFFLGRDVFRLLKMMRAPLMIGFATASSESAYPKVIDQLTHFGVKERITNFVLPLGYSFNLDGSIMYTSFAALFVAQVYGIQLSLTQQITMLLVLLVTSKGIAGVPRASLVVVAAVLPMFGLPEAGILLVLGIDHVLDMGRTVTNVLGNAIATAVVAKSEGAIGAPVPSEEDEPAADTTTGLAPAQVLAGK
- a CDS encoding RNA-guided endonuclease InsQ/TnpB family protein gives rise to the protein MLLVYRYRVKSLNGLLNQQSRAVNYVWNFCNDTQKHALKWGKKWPTGFDLNVLTTGSSKELRIHSGTVNAVCEQYAKSRSQHRRPYLRYRGRRSLGWVPLKGRDLKRSGDAFRFAGNTFRVFNCRSLPEGKIKDGTNFSRDARGNWFLNIVIEVADTHARSPARGVGIDLGLKDLATLSTGEKIENPRHLGQLEQALAKAQRARKKRQATNLHARIANARRDFLHKLSHRIVRDFDYIAVGNVNAAGLARTSMAKSVLDAGWSSFRTMLAYKAIAHGAWYEEIDERFTTQVCSSCDAMPPERPKGIADLGIRQWVCSECGAVHDRDVNAALNILARSGHRSPAEGIPSLQGGADVKTVSFVVGAVPALRPPPRRCPARCGDPGAASCNRRRRRTA
- a CDS encoding ornithine cyclodeaminase; translated protein: MKSTARSLFLDASDVARLVAAIGPQAAIVDLAGQVRQAFLRWHDFDKSARLASHSARGVIELMPVSDGVQYAFKYVNGHPRNALHGMPTVMACGLLAEVETGFPLMLADLTLATALRTAATSALAARAMARPGAATMALIGNGAQAEFQVLAFQAMLGVREIAAYDIDPAATTRLMRNLAGVPGLSIRRAGSIEAALAGADIVSTVTADKTRATILTPEMVRPGMHLNAVGGDCPGKTELHPDILRRARIVVEYEAQTRIEGEIQQLPADAPVTELWQVLAGHAPGRAAADEVTVFDSVGFALEDYAALRWLYAAAQAHRAGRAVELVAMPPDPRNLYGWMMAQADGDEAGLATPRQAAVA
- a CDS encoding sensor histidine kinase codes for the protein MTGPLHPPGDTTRATAPASAAPASSRLPHGLRGLAPLLALLALAVLVGLAGSLGYRYSYDTALARQAERGQVQLRLYTQALESELAHYDYVPGLLSLDERIAALLLRPDDAARAARANDYLSALNTRAGTRVIYVLDAHGKVLASSNWQRPDSYLGEALSFRPYFQSAMDGQLGRFYGVGTTRSESGYYLSAPLGERDNPVGVAVVKIGLEPLENRWQGADSQMLLTDENGVVILASDPSWKLAALRPLSPEARERLTRSLQYNRAPLPQLPLTLVRKLNNGNGGSSDELVRLRSGPPMLAQHAALPGTDWQLTLLTNTSQARVAALNTAALAGVLSAFVLLLGAAWNVRRRIVNERLAARAALEAANSELERKVADRTADLSTSNQRLQAEVAERIRAETVLRQAQDGLLQAGKLAAVGQMSTGIAHELNQPLAALRTISGNTGKFLERGDYATVRTNLDTIIGLVERMGRITGALKSFARKSGNGRRQARLAEAVDNALFLLQTRVDAVQPALQRDIDPTLAVVCDPNRLEQVLVNLLGNALDAVAGQSAPRIALHAHVAGAMVHLTVRDNGAGLSEEAFARLFEPFFTTKPAGQGLGLGLTLSAGILNENGGSLSAANHPDGGACFTLVLPLARHDANPQDAKHAG
- a CDS encoding helix-turn-helix domain-containing protein, with translation MKLDPALAEKPYYSTRTAAKLLNVSLGTVQKMVERGELGAWKTNGGHRRIHKETVHRLLATRIGPESASPHGLDLVVFHPNHQEAQRIHAQLAKWGLPLKSVVVDDVLDTVITSVSEHPRVVLYYVDELNDAESATIEKLQNFFASQHVIFAVITNRQAYEGVADALQHWGIMVFLKTPSLEEVKGFLRAQLMMGRTA
- a CDS encoding sigma-54-dependent transcriptional regulator; translation: MPADLTVLIVEDDADVRLGCEQALRLEGIATRGVGSAEAALREAGPGYAGVVVSDIRLPGQDGMALLAQLRERDPALPVIMITGHGDVGLAVQAMKQGAYDFLEKPFSPEQLVDATRRALEQRRLALEVSELRERLAGRQKLEAHLIGHSPTVERLRRLIADLGDTDANVLIHGETGTGKELVARCLHEASQRHARNFVAINCGGLPEQLFESEIFGHEAGSFTGAARRRIGKIEHAEGGTLFLDEIESMPMPLQIKLLRVLQERVVERLGSNLPVPVNTRVVAATKADLRALSDAGQFRADLYYRLNVITLELPPLRERREDVPALFEHFVAQAALRFSREAVPATPAELAALVAYPWPGNVRELRNLAERHVLGLGCIPGHGTTAPEALPLAQAVEQFERALIADAMRRHDGNLSRASEALGVAKTTLFDKVRKHGL